ACGCAGCCCGAGTCCTCCGGGTGCAATGGCTCCGACGCGGACGGCGAAAACACCGCCGCGATCACGGACCGCTGCTCCTAACGCACGGCCAGGGGAGGATAGGATATGACCAGATTTCGCAAAGCGCTGAGCGCCACGACCGCTGCCGGCGCCTTGTTCGCCGCACCGGCACTCGCGCAGACGGTGCCAGAAGAGGCTCATGCGGTTGAAGCTCCCGAGTCGAACTCGGCGATCCAGGATATCGTGGTCACCGCGCGCCGCCGGGAGGAATCGCTGCAGAACGCGCCGGTTACCGTCACCGCGTTTACCGGCGCGCAATTGCAGGAAAAGGGCATCAACGACTTTGCCCGATTGGCACAAGCAACGCCGGGCGTGAACTTCGATGCCTTTCCACGCGCGGCGCCGCGTCCTTTTTTCCGCGGCATCGGTAGTTCAAACCAGGGAGCGGGCGGCGATCCGTCGTCGGTCGCGTTCCTCGACGGCGTCTATCTTGGCCGCGCCGCGATGCTCGGCATCGATTTTTTCGACATGCAGCGCATCGAAGTGCTGAAGGGGCCGCAAGGCACGTTGTTCGGCAAGAACGTCGTCGGCGGGGCAGTCAACTTCATCACCGCGAAGCCGACCAGCGAGGCCGCTGCCCATGCCCAGCTGACGGCCGGCGAATATAGCCAGCTCAACGGTAATGTAATGCTCAACCTGCCGATCACCGACACGATCGCGACTCGCGTGGTACTCGGCGCAGTCACCAATGACGGCTTTCGTCATACGCCGGGCGGACGTTCGCTTGACGATGAGAACAAGATCAGCGCGCGCGTCCAGACCATGGTCGGTATCGGCACCGGCACAACTTTCCTCCTTGCCGGCGACATCGCCAAGCAGGATCTGGGTCAGGGGTCGCACTTCAACGTGCGGACATTGCCCTTCCGTACGTCCGGTCCGCGCGGCTATGACGATTTCGACAAGCCGCGCGTCGCCGATCCGGATCGTTATGGCGGCATCAATACGCAGACCGGTGGCGTCCGGGGCGAATTGAATACCGACATACTCGGCTTCGCCACGCTGACCGCGACGGCCGCCTGGCGCACGCTCGACTACACGTCATCCGACGATCTCGACGGCAGCAACGCGGCTGCCAATCTCGCGGCAGGCGTCGTGGCACCGGCGATCCAAACGCTGGCGAAGGAAAACGCCGATTCCTATTCGGCCGAAACACGCCTGACCTCGCTTGGGTCCGGGCCATTCAGCTGGGTGTTCGGGCTCTATTACAACCATGACAGGATCAGTCGCGAGCGCGAGAGTGAGACCGACGTGGTCGACACCAGCGAGAATCGCTTCGTCGCTCATTCGACCAATCGCAGCTATGCCGCCTTTGGCGAAGTTCAGTACAAGTTCGGCTTTGGGCTCGGGGTCTTCGGCGGCGCGCGCTACACCGATGAGAAGAAGACTTATGACGTCACCCGGCTGATCGGGAATCCCGCCGCGCCGACGATCGGCTACACGACAGTCGGTACGCCGGGCGAGGCGGGGCAGCGGCTGGTGACCTATCGGGTTGGGACCGATTTTCGCGTCAACGACAATATCTTCCTGTTCGGCACGGTTTCGACCGGTTTCAAATCGGGCGCGTTTCCGGAACAGCCGGGTAGCGCGGTCCTCGCACGCATCGCGACCGCGCCGGAAAAGGTCACCAATTACGAGGCGGGGTTCAAGACCGACTGGCTCGACCGGCGGCTGCGCGCCAATGTCTCGGCGTTCGTCGCCAAGTACAAGAATTTCCAGACCATCCAGGTGATCCCCGACGCGACTGCGGGGCCGGGCGGATCGCGCGTATCGACCGACACTGGCGACGCGACGATCAAGGGCGTCGAAACCGAACTGATCTTCGCGCCGGTCGATCTGGTCGATCTGACGGTGCGTTACACCTATCTCGATGCGCGCTTCGACCAACTGACCCAGACCTCGGCGATCCTGGCCGATGGCTCCGCGGTGCAGCGCGACCTGGCGGGCAACCGCCTCAGCCGTACCCCGAAACATGCGATCACAGCCGATCTCGGTTTCACCACGCCAAAGAGCGACTGGGGATGGCTGCGCGCCTTGGTGTCGATGGACTACCAGAGCGATATCTATGACGACAACGATAACGACTTCATCGAATATCGCCGCGCCCGGACGCTGTGGGACGCCAGCCTGACCTATCATGTCGACGATCGTTTCTCGGCGCAGCTTTGGGTCAGAAACCTGACCGACAAGGAATACCGTACCTTCCAGGTCGACTCCGCCAACGGCCTGTTCGTGCAATATGGCCCGCCGCGTCAGATCGGCGTGACACTCAATGCGTCGTTCTGAGAGTGAGATGATCTTGATAAAGCACCTCCAATGCTGATGCTGCTCGGCTATCTGATGGTCGCCACGTTCATGATCCTGATCATGACGCGGCGGCTGTCGGCGCTGGTTGCGCTGATCCTGGTGCCGCTGATCTTCGGCGTGGTCGCGGGGCATGGCGCCGATCTCGGACCGATGGCGGTCGATGGCCTCGCCAAGCTCGCGCCGACCGCCGCTTTGCTGCTTTTCGCGGTGTTGTTCTTCGCGATCATGATCGATGCCGGACTGTTCGAGCCGCTCGTCACACGGATCCTGCGCTTTGCCGGCGACGATCCGGTGCGGGTGGCGGTCGGCACGGCCATGATGGCGAGCGTGGTGTCGCTGGACGGGGACGGCGCGACCACCGCACTGATCACGATCACCGCTTTCCTGCCGGTCTATCGCCGGCTCGGCATGAACCCTTTGGTGCTGGCAGTGATCCTGGCGTCGGCGAATACCGTGATCAACCTCGCGCCATGGGGCGGACCGACCGGCCGCGTCGCCGCCGCGCTGCGTCTCGACGTGGCCGATGTGTTCGTGCCGCTGTTGCCGGCAATGGTCGCGGGCATCGTCGCGACGTTCGGGATCGCATGGTATCTTGGCCGCGCAGAACGTCGTCGCCTGGCTGCCGCACCGGGAGGTGGTTCGTCCCCTTCGACCGACAGCGCTTCGATCGTCGCGCCGCTCATCGGCGGTGAGGTCGATGCGGCGACCGCGGCGCTGCGCCGGCCCAGGCTCTTTGTCGTCAATCTACTGCTCACTATTGCGGTGATCGGTCTGGCCGTCCTGCACATCGTGCCGCTGCCTTTGGTCTTCATGGTCGGCCTGTCGATCGCACTGATGGTCAATTATCCGCGCCTCAACGACCAGCGCGACCGGCTGGCGGCGCATGCCGCGACGGCGCTGCCGATCCTGATCCTGATCCTCGCGGCGGGTGTGTTCACCGGCGTCATGGCGGGCACCGGCATGGTCGACGCGATGGCGAAGGGTGCGATGACCACGATACCGCCATCGCTGGGCCCATGGCTCGGCCCGATTACCGCCTTCATGGCCGCGCCGCTGACTTTCGCCTTGTCCAACGACGCTTTTTATTTCGGTGTCGTGCCGGTGATCGCGCAGACCGCCGCGCAATACGGCATCGCGCCGGTCGAGATCGGCCGAGCGTCGCTGCTGGCGCAACCGATCCACGCGCTCAGCCCGCTACTCGCGGCGCTCTATTTCTCCTCCGGTCTGCTCGGCGTCGATGTCGGCGCGCTGCAGCGCTTCGCGCTCAAATGGGCTTGCCTGCTCACCCTCGTCCTGATCGCCACCGCGTGGCTCACCGGCGCAATCACCTGAGGTATCGATGACTGAACGGCTCACCAACACGATCAACGTCCTTGTGCCGGTCGGCGCGGTCGGTGCAGGCGTCCGCGACAGCGATGTGCAGCACGGCCTCGCCGCCGGAGCGCATGCCATCGCTTGCGACGCGGGATCGACCGATAGCGGCCCAGCCTATCTCGCCACTGGCCGGTCGAAATATTCGCGCGATGCGGTGAAAGCGGATCTCGCCATATTGATGCGCGCCCAGGCGGTGGCGGCCATACCATTGCTGATCGGGTCGTGCGGTACGTCCGGTTGCGACATGGCAGTCGACTGGATGCGCGATATCGCGCTGGAGATCGCACGCGAAGAGGGGTTGAGCCCGCGCATCGCGACACTTTATTCGGAACAGGATGCCGCGTTTCTGGCCGAAGCGGCGACCGATGGCCGGATCATTCCACTGGCACCGTTTACCGGAACCGACCTCGCGGTGTTCGCCGAGTGCGACCATATCGTCGCGCTGATGGGGCCGGAGCCCTATATCGCTGCGCTGCGCGCCGGTGCCGATATCGTGCTCGGCGGCCGTACCACCGATACGGCGGTGATCGCCGCTGTGCCGTTGATGCATGGCGCGGGCGCGGGACCGGCCTGGCATGCCGGCAAGACGGCCGAGTGTGGCGGGCAGTGCACTGTCACGACACGTGATGGCGGCGTGATGGTCCGGGTCGGCCACCACGCGTTTGAGGTCGAGCCACTCAGCCCGCACAACGCCTGCACGCCGGCTACGGTGTCTGCGCACATGCTGTACGAAAACACCGACCCGTTCGAATTGCTCGAACCCGGTGGCGTACTCGATGTCCGTCACGCGACCTATGTAGCAGTCGATGATCGGATCGTGCTGGTCTCCGGCTCGTGCTTCAATGCCATGCCCTATACGATGAAGCTCGAAGGGGCGGCGGGGAGCGATTTCCAGACGATCATGCTGGTCGGTATCCAGGATCGCGGCGTACTCGGCGAGATCGACCGGTTCATCGCTCAGATGCACGCTTATCTCACTGGCCGCGTCGAGGCGGCGATGGGTGAGCGGGCGGGCAGGTTCGATATCTCGCTGCGGCCCTATGGCTGGAACGCGGTATCGGGCAGCGTGATCGGCGGACCGCAGCCGGTGCCGCGCGAAATCGGCCTGTTGTTCGTCGCGACCGCCGCGAGCCAGGAAATCGCCACCCAGATCGCTAAGACTTGCAATCCGGCCTTTTTTCACATGCCGCTCGATCCGGATCAGGAATTACCCAGCTACGCCTTTCCCTTTTCGCCGGCCGAAACGGAGCGCGGGCAGGTGTTCGACTTCAAGCTTAATCACGTGGTCCGGGTGGATGACGGCATGCAACTCGTGCGGACGATATTTTGCGACAAGGATGCCCTGCTCGATGCCCAAGCTTAGTGACGTCTGCCATGTACGATCGAAGAATGCCGGGCCATTCTGGATCACGCTCGACCTGTTCTTCGCCGATCGCCAGGCGTTCGATCTTTATGCCGATGACGCGTCGCTCGGCGCTGCCGCGATCGCGCGTCTGTTCGAGGTTGATGCCGGCCTGATCAAGCGTTTTGCCCTGCCCGACCTGTTCGTCGTGAAGCTCTCCTATCCCCGTGCCGTGCCGCAGGGCGGATATCTGGAACGCGATATGCACGGCGGGCAGCAATATGTCCGGCTGCTCGACTTGGAGCTTTAGGCGCTACCAGTCGCCCCGCGCCGCCATCCACACCGCGACCGCCGCCGCCGCCGCCGTGTCCGCGCGCAGGATGCGCGGGCCGAGCCCGATCCCGACCGCATCCGGCAACGCGCGAATCGCCTCGCGCTCCTCCGTATCGAACCCGCCCTCCGGCCCGACCAGGATCGCCGCCGCGCCGGTCGCTCCGCGCATCGCCTCGAAGGCCGGAACGCCGCCCGTCTCGTCGGCAAAAAACAGCGTTCGCCCTGCCCGCCAGTCGCGCAGCAAAGCCGCCAACTTGACTGGCTCCGCCAGCTCGGGGATCGCGGTCCGTCCGCATTGCTCCGCCGCCTCGATCATATGCGCGCGCAGGCGGTCGAGATTGAGCCGGTCGACCATCGTGCGGCGCGTCAGCACCGGCACGATCCGGCCCACGCCGAGCTCGCATGCCTTTTCGATCGCCCAGTCGATCCGCCCTTTCTTCAGCGGCGCCATGCACAGCCACAGATCAGGCACCGCCTCGCGCTCACGCAAGCGCTCGGTCACGTCGAGCATCAGGGCGCGCTTGCCGACCATGCTCGCCACGCCGAGCCATTCACCGGTCGCGTCGTCGAACAGTTTGACCGGATCGCCCACTTTCATGCGCATCACCGACACGAGATAATGCGCCTGCGGCCCGTCGATCCGAATCGATCCGGGCGCGAGTTCGGTTTCGACGAACAATCGCGGCGTCGATTGCGGTGGCCAGGCGGGGGTGGCGGGCATAAGGCCGTCCTACGGTCCAAACCCGATCACCGCAACGAGCGCAAAAGGCCAAGCACGGCTTGCACGGACGAAAGCGAAGGTCGGTCGCGGCCATACGCGATCTGCATTAGAAGCGGCGGCACAAAAGGGAGCAGCCCATGCCGACCACCGCCAGCCTGATCGCTTTCGCTCTTCTGGCGCTGGGCATGGCCCTGACGCCGGGGCCGAACATGATCTACCTGATCTCGCGCTCGATCGGTCAGGGCCCCAAAGCGGGCTTCATCTCGCTTGGCGGCGTCGCGCTTGGTTTCCTGTTCTACATGTTGTGCGCGGCGTTCGGCATCACCGCCTTCATGATGGCCGTGCCCTTCGCTTATGATGCGTTGCGTATCGGTGGTGCACTTTATCTTCTCTATCTCGCCTGGCAGGCGATCAAACCGGGCGGCAGGTCACCCTTTCAGGTACGCGATCTGCCGGTCGATGGCCCGCGCCGCCTGTTCGCGATGGGCTTCGTCACGAATTTGCTCAACCCGAAGATCGCGGTGATGTACCTCTCGCTGCTGCCGCAATTCATCGATCCCCATCGTGGCAGCGTGCTGGTCCAGTCGCTTGTCCTGGGTTCGGTTCAGATCGTGGCGAGTGTCAGTATCAATGCCATCGTCGCTCTGATGGCGGGCTCGATCGCGGCCTTCCTCGCCGGCCGTCCGCGCTGGGCGACGGTCCAGCGCTGGATCATGGCGACCCTGCTCGGTGGTCTGGCGGTGCGCATGGCGACCGAGGCGCGGCGGTAAGAAGATTCGCGCTCTTGTAATTCCGACTGTCATGATATGATATCGCCCTGACAGTGGGAGGGCCATCATGAAGATTCACCTTGCGGCCATTGGCATGCTGATGTGCCTTGCCGGATGTTCGAAAGCCGAAGAAGCGACTGGCGAAGCGCAACACCAAGGCCGCTATGTCGGGATCGGCATTTACAGTCCGAGCAAGCTTTGGTCGCTACTGAAACCCGCTGGCTCGCCCAAGGATAAGACGGCCGCAACGCTCGACGACGACAGCCATGTGATCGTTCTGGTCGATAGCAAGACCGGCGAAGTGCGCCAGTGCGGCAACCTGTCGGGTTATTGCGTCCGGATGGATCCATGGAGCGGATCCTTGCCTGCTGCACCCGCCAGCCTGACCAAACATGCTGCCGATCTGGCGGCCGCAGAGGCAGCGGAGGAGACAACGACGGTCGCCAATGCCGCGGAACCGATGTCCAACGCTCGCTGATCGGAACCTTGTCGGCGACGGCGATGCATGGTCTAGACGCGTCCCATGTCGCCCGCTGAAATCACGCCTGACACCGAACATCGCGGCCTGGTCGGCGCGCTGCCCGCCGCCGTCCGCCCGTTTGCGCTGCTTGCCCGCTTCGATCGACCGATCGGCTGGTGGCTGTTGTTCTGGCCCGGCGCCTGGGCAGTCGCGCTGGCTGGCGGCGCGCTTGCGCGCTGGGACCTGATCCTGTGGCTGTTGCTTGGCGCGATCGCGATGCGCGGGGCGGGGTGTGTTTATAACGACATTGTCGATCGCGATCTCGACAAGCTGGTCGCGCGTACGCGCAGCCGGCCGCTGGCAAGTGGCGCGGTATCGCTGACCGCCGCCTGGGTTTGGCTGGTGCTGATTTGCCTGATCGGCCTTGCCGTGTTGCTGCAGCTGCATCTCTACGCCGCGGTGGTCGCGGTGCTCAGTCTCGCGCCGGTCGCCGCTTATCCGTTCATGAAGCGTATCACCTGGTGGCCGCAGGCGTGGCTCGGCATCGTCTTTTCCTGGGCGGCCCTGGTCGGATGGAGCGATATTGCGGGTGCGCTCACCGTGCCCGGCTTGCTACTCTATGCCGGGTCGATCGCCTGGGTGATTGGTTACGACACCATCTATGCGCTGCAGGACCGTGAGGACGACGCGTTGATCGGGGTGCGGTCGTCGGCTTTGCGTATGGGCAGCAAGGTTCGCCCTGGGGTCGGGGCATTCTATGCCGTGGCACTGGCGTTCTGGGGTGGAGCGATCTGGTTGATCCGACCTGATATGCTTGCGCTCGTGGCGTTGATTCCGGTGGCGCTGCATTTCGTGTGGCAGGTCGTGACGCTCGATCCGGCGGATGGGGCAGGGGCGCTGGACCGGTTTCGGAGTAACCGCTTCGCCGGGTTTCTAATGTTCTGTGCGTGTTTTGTTGTGGGGACGGCGGCCTAAGAGTGGTTGCGCGACCCTCCCGGCGCACCTAAGTCCGCCCGATGCTGACCACCGACCAGGCGCGCGACCGCGCCGCTGATATCGTCGCCCGCGCTACTGCCGCCGGGGCCGACGCCGCCGATGCCGTTTATGCCGCGGACACTGCGCTAGACGTATCGGTGAGGCTCGGTGCGCTGGAGGATGTCGGCCGTTCGGAAAGCGCCGAACTCGGCTTGCGCGTATTTGTCGGCAAGCGCTCCGCCAGCGTATCCACCTCCGATCTTTCGGTCGATGCACTCAAGGCGCTGGTCGATCGCGCCGTCGCGATGGCGCGTGAAGCACCCGAGGATGAATGGGCCGGTCTCGCGCCGCAGGACCGCCTGATGCGCGGCAATGCGCCGCAACTCGATCTCGACGATGGCGGCGAGGTCGCTCCCGCCGAACTCAAACAGGCGGCACTTGCGGCGGAAGACGCCGCCCGCGCCGTTTCCGGCGTGTCGAACAGCGAAGGCGGTGGTGCGAGCGCGTCGCGCTCGATCTGGGCGCTGGCCACCAGCCATGGTTTCGCCGCCGCTTATGCCGCGACCGGTTATGGCATCTCGGCCAGCGTGCTGGCGGGCGAGGGCGGGGCGATGGTGCGTGACTATGCCCATCATGGCGCGCGTCATCGCGCGGCCCTGGAGGATTCGACGACCGTCGGCACTCGCGCCGGCGAGCGTGCCGTTGCCCGGGTCAATCCCGCGACGGTCAAGAGCGGCGCGATGCCGGTCGTGTTCGATCCGCGTGTCGGCTCCTCCATGCTCGGCCATCTGATCGGCGCGATCTCGGGCCAGGCGATCACGCGCAAGACCAGCTTCCTGCTCGACTCGCTTGGTACGCGCGTCTTCGCCAAGGGTGTGACGATCGCCGACGATCCACACCGCCCGCACGGCCTGCGTTCACGCCCGTTCGACGGCGAAGGGTTGCCGGTGTCGCCGACCGAGTTCGTGTCCGACGGCATGCTCGAGACCTGGCTGCTCGACAGCGGTTCGGCGCGGCAGCTCGGGCTCGAGCCGACCGGGCATGCCGCGCGCGGCGTTGGCGGCAATCCCGGGGTCGCGACGAGCAATTTGTTCATGGCGGCGGGCAGCACGCCGCCGGAAACGCTGATCGCCGATATCGCGCACGGCATCTATATCACCGAACTGATCGGCATGGGCGTCAACGGCGTGACCGGCGACTACAGCCGGGGCGCGGCGGGTTTCCTGATCGAAAATGGCGAGATCGCCGGCCCAGTCGCGGAATTCACCATCGCGGGCAATCTGAAGGACATGTTCCTCAACCTGACCCCGGCTAACGATCTCGAATTCCGCTATGGCAGCAACACGCCGACCCTGCGCATCGATGGTATGACGGTCGCCGGTGCCTGAGACACTCGCCGACCAAATCGCCGCGATCGCCGCAGAGGCGGGCGCGCATGCCTTTGCCAAATGGCGTACCGACTTTAAGCAATGGGAAAAGGCCCCCGGCAACCCGGTGTGCGAGGTCGACCTGGAGGTCAATGTCCTGATCCGCCAGCGCTTGTCCGCGCTGTTGCCCGAGGCTGGCTGGCTGTCGGAGGAGACGGTCGACAATGCCGATCGCCTCGCGCTCGACCGGCTGTGGGTGGTCGATCCGATCGACGGCACGCGCGACTATGTCCGCGGCCGCCCCGGTTGGGCGGTGTCGATCGCGCTGGTCGAGCATGGCCAGCCGGTGATCGGCATACTCGATGCGCCGGCGCGCGGCGAAGTGTGGCGCGCCGAGGCGGGCGAGGGTGCGACGCTTAACGGCGTCTCTGTCCATGCTGGCGTGCGCACCGAGTTTTCCGGTGCGCGGGTACCGACCGATGCGCTGCCCAAGGTCGACAGCGATCTGGTCGCGGTCGACAAACCCAACTCGATCGCGCTGCGCATCGCGATGGTCGCCGCCGACCAGGCGGATCTTGTCGCGACGTTGCGCTGGGGCAATGAATGGGACGTCGCGGCGGCGGTACTGATCGCCGTCGAAGCGGGTGCGACGGTTAGCGACGCACTTGGCCAGCCGCTCAAGTTCAACACGCCGAGCGCGCAGGCATTCGGCGTACTCGCAACGACGCCGGGCATTCACAAGGCGGCGGTCGAGCGGTTGAGCGAACGGGCGAAGACGCTTTCCAAATAGTCGTTGAGGCGTGGTTGGGGCGGAGCCGAACCGCTGCCAGTGAACCGCGCGGCCAGGCGTCCGGCGCCTGTTCCTTGTAATGGACAGGGCGAGTTGTTCTTCGTCATGAGAAAGAGCGGGTCGGCGATCGACGAGATGTGATCGGGCTGTTCTGGCCGCAATCGCGACGAGTTTGAATCGACCAGGTAGCGCTCGCCGATACCGTGCATGTGTTGATGACGTCTCGTAACCTGAACGGATTTGACGTCTGGGGCGAGCTTCATGCTTGCTGCGGTCGCGGCTTTAACGGCGTTCGTATCAAACCGCGCAGCGGGACGCGGAGAGATATGGGACACCGGTTGTTGTATATCCTTGGCGCGGGGCGAGCGAGGCATTCCAGCGATGCGGCCGATATAATTCACTTAAATACAATGATTTAGGAGTCTTCGCACGTGTTGTCGTCACTGCGCCGTTCGATGAACCCCTCGGGCCATCAAACTCAGAGCAATTTTCGCCGGATTGACGTTGCGCATCCGAAACTTGTGTCTATCGGGAACGTCATTTCAAATTGGAAAATTGCCTGATCATGACCAGAATAGTCTCGACGCTGTGCGCCGTTGCCATCACGGTTTTGCTGCCGGTAGCGGCTCCGGCCAACCCGGCACCGAAGACTCAGGCCGCAAAGCGCGATGCCAACGCTTTGGCGCGCGCCTTCATGCTGGAGAAAATGGCAGCCAAGCGCATCCCCGGGGCACAGATCGCGGTCGTGCGCGGTGGGCGGATCGTGATGTCGGGCGCATTCGGCGTCGCCAATGTCGAACACCAAGTCGCGGTAACGCCAGATACCGTGTTCCCGATCAATTCGGCGACCAAATCGTTCACCGGCGTCGCCGCGATGCAATTGGTCGAAGTCGGAAAACTGGACCTCGACGCGCCCATCTCGCAGTATATCGACGGTCTGCCGGCCGGATGGCAGGCCATCCGGGTCCGTCAGCTTCTGGCGCATACCTCTGGCCTGCCGGATATCGTCGGTGGCAATGGGTTGATCGGCAGCGGCGGCGAGGCGGCAGCCTGGGCGGCGGTGAAGGCGCTGCCGATGGAATCCGTCGCGGGCACCCGTTTTGCTTATAACCAGACCAACTACGCTTTGCTGGCTCAGATTATCGACAAGCAAAGCGGCATGCCCTTTGCCGATTATCTCGCGGCCAAGCAGTTCAAGCCGGCCGGCATGACGCATGTCCGGTTTGGCGATGGCTTCGACATCGTCCCCCATGCCGCGACGCCCTATAGCTTTTATGGAGCAGGTCATGGCGGCGCCGTGACGACGGTATTGGGCCGCTGGCGGGACGACCTGCCGCCCTTCACGCGAACCGGCGCGGGCATGAATGCATCGGCACGGGAGATAGCCGGCTGGATCGTCGCGCTTCAGGGCGGCAAGCTTTTGACAAAACCGGACAGCCTGACGCGCCTTTGGACCGCCGAGACTCTCAACAACGGCACGCCCAATGCGTGGGCTATGGGCTGGCCGGTCGTGCGCGCGGCGCCACACCGGATCGTCGGCGGCATTGGCGGCGGCCGCGCGGCCTTTTTCATCTATCCCGATGATGATCTGGCAATCGTGGTGCTGACCAATCTCGTCGGCAGTGACCCGCAGGGGTTTATCGATGAGATCGCAGCACTTTACGCACCGTCGATTGCTGGCTCGACACGAAACTGAGCTGGCGGGACGGCGCGATTAGGGGCGGTCGCCTCCGGGCACGTCCACGGTCTGCTGGACATCCGAGTCCGGGCGGAACGCCATTGGCACTATGGCGACCGCCAGCGCCTGGTTATGCGGTTGGGACGTACTCGCACCGTTATTGCGATATGTCATACGGTCCCAAGCCAGCGAAGGACATCCAATGAGTATCAGTAAGGGTTCAAATAAAATGCGCCGATATCGGGCCTGTGGAATCCTGGCCGCATTGCTGGCGGTCGCCACGGCAGCGCCGGCCGCTGCGCGTGAGCCGTCAGGGGCCTCTCCGCTTGCCGGCACGATCGCGACGGAGTCCTACCGGGATCTCGAACGAAAAGTGTCGCACGGCGCGATCGCTTTATGGGCGCTTGGCGCGATCGAGGAGCATGGGCCGCATCTGCCGTTGATGACCGATGTCGTCGTTCCGTCGGGCCAATTGCGCATCGCGGCGGGGGCGCTTGAGCGTCGCGGCGTGCCGAGCGTCATCGTGCCTCCCTATTATTGGGGCGTGAACAATGTGACCGGCGCGTTTGCCGGTTCGATCTCGATCCGCCCTGAAGTGATGACCGAATTGATGCTCGACGTGTTTCGCAGCATGGCGAAGGCCGGGATCAAGCGGATTTATTGCATCACCGGGCATTTCGATGCGGCACATGCGGGGACGATCGCCGCTGCGGTCAAGCGGGCCAATGACGAGAAGATCATCGAGGCGCGCTTCGTCGTCCCGGCGCCGCTCGGCAAGCGGCTTGGGCTGGTGTCGGGGCAATCCGGCGCGATCTTCGCGGAGTGGCCAGCTCCGCCCGCCGGCGAGCCGGATCTTCACGCCGGCGAAATGGAAACATCGGCGATGCTCGATCTCGCCCCGGAGTTGGTACAGCGAGACATCGCTAGCACTCTGCCGCCAACCGGCCTAACGCCTGAGCAGCTTGCCGGCTGGCGAAAGGGCGGGGACACGGCCCGGTCGATTACGCCATCGGGCTATCTGGGCCGACCGGCCGACGCGACGGCGGCAAAGGGAAGCGCACGATTGGCGCTCGAAGCCGGTGCCTATGCCGATGCGATTAGTGCCGATTTGAAAGCCGTCGACGGTTCTTCCGGGAACTAGGTGGAGGCCATGTCGCGGATGCTCGCCGATCAGTAGGGCATTCTGAATCAGGTCGGAGTGTCCGTATCATCCCAGGAAACGTCGAAATCGTTTTGGAAACTGGCCAGCCAATTGAGCGCAGCATGGCGTTCCGCCACGACGTCGCGGCTTATCGCGACGAGGGGGATGCCCTTCTGGCTGGCCTGCCGCGCGGCCCAATGCTCAAGCCAGGTCCTGTCCAGCGCATCGAGAATTTCCCTGACTGGACGCAGCTGCGCCGCTTC
This portion of the Sphingomonas sp. So64.6b genome encodes:
- a CDS encoding TonB-dependent receptor encodes the protein MTRFRKALSATTAAGALFAAPALAQTVPEEAHAVEAPESNSAIQDIVVTARRREESLQNAPVTVTAFTGAQLQEKGINDFARLAQATPGVNFDAFPRAAPRPFFRGIGSSNQGAGGDPSSVAFLDGVYLGRAAMLGIDFFDMQRIEVLKGPQGTLFGKNVVGGAVNFITAKPTSEAAAHAQLTAGEYSQLNGNVMLNLPITDTIATRVVLGAVTNDGFRHTPGGRSLDDENKISARVQTMVGIGTGTTFLLAGDIAKQDLGQGSHFNVRTLPFRTSGPRGYDDFDKPRVADPDRYGGINTQTGGVRGELNTDILGFATLTATAAWRTLDYTSSDDLDGSNAAANLAAGVVAPAIQTLAKENADSYSAETRLTSLGSGPFSWVFGLYYNHDRISRERESETDVVDTSENRFVAHSTNRSYAAFGEVQYKFGFGLGVFGGARYTDEKKTYDVTRLIGNPAAPTIGYTTVGTPGEAGQRLVTYRVGTDFRVNDNIFLFGTVSTGFKSGAFPEQPGSAVLARIATAPEKVTNYEAGFKTDWLDRRLRANVSAFVAKYKNFQTIQVIPDATAGPGGSRVSTDTGDATIKGVETELIFAPVDLVDLTVRYTYLDARFDQLTQTSAILADGSAVQRDLAGNRLSRTPKHAITADLGFTTPKSDWGWLRALVSMDYQSDIYDDNDNDFIEYRRARTLWDASLTYHVDDRFSAQLWVRNLTDKEYRTFQVDSANGLFVQYGPPRQIGVTLNASF
- a CDS encoding citrate:proton symporter: MLMLLGYLMVATFMILIMTRRLSALVALILVPLIFGVVAGHGADLGPMAVDGLAKLAPTAALLLFAVLFFAIMIDAGLFEPLVTRILRFAGDDPVRVAVGTAMMASVVSLDGDGATTALITITAFLPVYRRLGMNPLVLAVILASANTVINLAPWGGPTGRVAAALRLDVADVFVPLLPAMVAGIVATFGIAWYLGRAERRRLAAAPGGGSSPSTDSASIVAPLIGGEVDAATAALRRPRLFVVNLLLTIAVIGLAVLHIVPLPLVFMVGLSIALMVNYPRLNDQRDRLAAHAATALPILILILAAGVFTGVMAGTGMVDAMAKGAMTTIPPSLGPWLGPITAFMAAPLTFALSNDAFYFGVVPVIAQTAAQYGIAPVEIGRASLLAQPIHALSPLLAALYFSSGLLGVDVGALQRFALKWACLLTLVLIATAWLTGAIT
- a CDS encoding acyclic terpene utilization AtuA family protein; amino-acid sequence: MTERLTNTINVLVPVGAVGAGVRDSDVQHGLAAGAHAIACDAGSTDSGPAYLATGRSKYSRDAVKADLAILMRAQAVAAIPLLIGSCGTSGCDMAVDWMRDIALEIAREEGLSPRIATLYSEQDAAFLAEAATDGRIIPLAPFTGTDLAVFAECDHIVALMGPEPYIAALRAGADIVLGGRTTDTAVIAAVPLMHGAGAGPAWHAGKTAECGGQCTVTTRDGGVMVRVGHHAFEVEPLSPHNACTPATVSAHMLYENTDPFELLEPGGVLDVRHATYVAVDDRIVLVSGSCFNAMPYTMKLEGAAGSDFQTIMLVGIQDRGVLGEIDRFIAQMHAYLTGRVEAAMGERAGRFDISLRPYGWNAVSGSVIGGPQPVPREIGLLFVATAASQEIATQIAKTCNPAFFHMPLDPDQELPSYAFPFSPAETERGQVFDFKLNHVVRVDDGMQLVRTIFCDKDALLDAQA
- a CDS encoding DUF4387 domain-containing protein, giving the protein MPKLSDVCHVRSKNAGPFWITLDLFFADRQAFDLYADDASLGAAAIARLFEVDAGLIKRFALPDLFVVKLSYPRAVPQGGYLERDMHGGQQYVRLLDLEL
- a CDS encoding 16S rRNA (uracil(1498)-N(3))-methyltransferase — encoded protein: MPATPAWPPQSTPRLFVETELAPGSIRIDGPQAHYLVSVMRMKVGDPVKLFDDATGEWLGVASMVGKRALMLDVTERLREREAVPDLWLCMAPLKKGRIDWAIEKACELGVGRIVPVLTRRTMVDRLNLDRLRAHMIEAAEQCGRTAIPELAEPVKLAALLRDWRAGRTLFFADETGGVPAFEAMRGATGAAAILVGPEGGFDTEEREAIRALPDAVGIGLGPRILRADTAAAAAVAVWMAARGDW
- a CDS encoding LysE family translocator, translating into MPTTASLIAFALLALGMALTPGPNMIYLISRSIGQGPKAGFISLGGVALGFLFYMLCAAFGITAFMMAVPFAYDALRIGGALYLLYLAWQAIKPGGRSPFQVRDLPVDGPRRLFAMGFVTNLLNPKIAVMYLSLLPQFIDPHRGSVLVQSLVLGSVQIVASVSINAIVALMAGSIAAFLAGRPRWATVQRWIMATLLGGLAVRMATEARR